A single region of the Bacteroidota bacterium genome encodes:
- a CDS encoding tetratricopeptide repeat protein, with amino-acid sequence MSEKHKESELDIDATLMETTHKVEEFYHDNKKNILIVGGVILGAILLYVCYNKFYVEPKQKEAEVAIYPAQAWFEMDSVDLALNGKGDKLGFIAIADEFGMTKTGNLAHYYAGACYMQKGDFTNAIEQLEDFKTDNKLVGPLAEGLLGDAYSETNDYSKAVKHYTKAASMGKNKLTSPIFLKKAGLVYEEQKEWGNALDMYEKIKSEYPESTEATDIDKFIARAKASKENS; translated from the coding sequence ATGTCAGAAAAGCACAAAGAATCAGAATTAGATATAGACGCTACTTTAATGGAAACAACCCATAAAGTAGAAGAATTTTATCATGACAATAAGAAAAATATATTAATAGTTGGTGGTGTTATTTTAGGAGCCATATTACTATACGTTTGTTATAATAAATTTTACGTTGAGCCAAAACAAAAAGAAGCAGAAGTTGCTATCTATCCGGCACAAGCTTGGTTTGAAATGGACTCAGTAGATTTAGCATTGAATGGTAAAGGTGATAAATTAGGTTTTATTGCTATTGCTGACGAGTTTGGAATGACTAAAACAGGAAACCTTGCGCATTATTACGCTGGTGCTTGTTACATGCAAAAAGGAGATTTTACCAATGCAATTGAGCAATTGGAAGATTTTAAAACCGATAATAAATTAGTAGGTCCTTTAGCAGAAGGTTTATTAGGCGATGCTTATAGCGAAACAAACGACTATAGTAAAGCAGTAAAACATTATACTAAAGCTGCTAGCATGGGCAAAAATAAATTAACCTCACCTATCTTTTTAAAGAAAGCAGGTTTAGTTTACGAAGAGCAAAAAGAATGGGGAAATGCTTTAGATATGTATGAAAAAATAAAATCAGAATATCCTGAGTCAACAGAAGCAACCGATATTGATAAGTTTATAGCAAGAGCTAAAGCATCAAAAGAAAACAGCTAA
- the pdhA gene encoding pyruvate dehydrogenase (acetyl-transferring) E1 component subunit alpha, translated as MTSYTKETYMRWFEQMMLMRRFEEKTAQLYGQQKIKGFCHLYIGQEAVVAGTMSALEKDDRIITAYRDHAHALACGISADAVMAELYGKVTGCSKGKGGSMHMFSKEHNFFGGHGIVGGQIPLGAGIAFADMYRGGKQVTVCYMGDGAVRQGALHEAFNMAMLWKIPVIFVCENNGYAMGTSVERTTNQMDIYKIGLAYDMPCSEVDGMQAETVHAAIAEAAERARAGNGPTFLEIKTYRYRGHSMSDPAKYRTKEEVEEYKMRDPLERVKQTILTNKWATEAELDSIEEKIVTEVQASVDFSENSPYPEGSALWEDVYAEPNYPFITE; from the coding sequence ATGACAAGCTACACAAAAGAAACATACATGCGCTGGTTCGAGCAAATGATGCTTATGCGCAGATTCGAAGAGAAAACGGCTCAATTGTATGGCCAGCAAAAAATAAAAGGTTTTTGCCATTTATACATTGGTCAGGAGGCTGTTGTTGCAGGTACTATGAGTGCTTTGGAAAAAGACGATAGAATAATAACTGCATACAGAGACCATGCACACGCTTTGGCTTGTGGTATTTCTGCTGATGCGGTAATGGCGGAATTATATGGTAAAGTTACCGGTTGTTCAAAAGGAAAAGGTGGTTCAATGCATATGTTTAGCAAAGAGCATAACTTTTTTGGCGGACATGGTATAGTTGGTGGGCAAATTCCATTAGGTGCAGGTATTGCCTTTGCCGATATGTATAGAGGAGGCAAACAAGTTACTGTTTGTTACATGGGTGATGGAGCAGTGCGCCAAGGCGCATTACACGAAGCCTTTAATATGGCTATGTTATGGAAAATTCCTGTAATATTTGTTTGTGAAAACAATGGATATGCCATGGGAACTTCAGTGGAGCGTACCACCAACCAAATGGATATTTATAAAATAGGTTTAGCCTACGATATGCCTTGTTCAGAAGTAGACGGTATGCAGGCAGAAACCGTTCATGCAGCTATAGCTGAAGCAGCTGAAAGAGCAAGAGCAGGAAACGGGCCAACATTTTTAGAGATTAAAACCTATAGATACCGCGGACATTCTATGAGTGACCCGGCTAAATACCGTACAAAAGAAGAAGTAGAAGAATATAAAATGCGTGACCCGTTAGAAAGAGTAAAACAAACTATTTTAACTAACAAATGGGCTACCGAAGCAGAATTGGATAGTATAGAGGAAAAAATAGTAACAGAAGTTCAGGCTTCGGTTGATTTTAGCGAAAACTCTCCATACCCTGAAGGTTCAGCACTATGGGAAGATGTATACGCAGAACCTAACTATCCGTTTATAACAGAGTAA
- a CDS encoding GNAT family N-acetyltransferase → MIKIEKITDAETQQKVWDIRHEVFVIGQNCPKEIEYEFEEESIHFIAYYNNQAAGTARIRETENGYKLERFAVLDAFRNKGIGSALVTHLLNETIPFKRKIYLHAQLTAAPLYAKHNFKPSGENFWEADIEHVKMVFEA, encoded by the coding sequence ATGATAAAAATTGAAAAAATAACCGATGCTGAAACGCAACAAAAAGTTTGGGATATAAGACACGAAGTTTTTGTAATAGGTCAGAATTGCCCAAAAGAAATTGAATATGAATTTGAAGAAGAAAGCATTCATTTTATAGCCTACTATAATAACCAGGCAGCAGGAACGGCAAGGATAAGAGAAACAGAAAACGGTTATAAACTGGAGCGTTTTGCAGTATTAGATGCGTTTAGAAACAAAGGCATTGGCTCAGCTTTAGTGACTCATTTACTAAATGAAACCATTCCGTTTAAAAGAAAAATATATTTACATGCCCAGTTAACAGCTGCTCCTTTGTATGCCAAACATAATTTTAAGCCGTCAGGCGAAAATTTTTGGGAAGCAGATATTGAACATGTAAAAATGGTTTTTGAAGCTTAA
- the kynU gene encoding kynureninase codes for MHFENTLTFAQQMDANDKLAHFKTQFHLLSNNNKHVVYLCGNSLGLQPKSARAAVEQELNDWAKYGVEGHFDAKNPWFGYHHLLTENAAKVVGALPVEVVIMNNLTVNLHLMMVSFYKPTATRYKIIMEAAAFPSDLYAMETQVKHHNLNPDEAIIELKPREGEHTIRTEDIIATINANADSLALVMLGGVNYYTGQVFDMQAISKAAHAVGAYAGFDLAHAAGNLHLQLHDWGVDFAVWCTYKYLNSGPGGTSGVFVHEKHATADLNRFAGWWGHDEGERFQMKKGFKPIAGAQGWQLSNAQIFPMAIHKASLEMFVEAGMENLRAKSELLTAYLEFILNQFSENLTIITPKNKEERGCQLSIIVKENGKQLFDYLVSENIMPDWREPDVIRMSPVPMYNTFEDVFLVGQALSKYFSK; via the coding sequence ATGCATTTTGAGAATACTTTGACCTTTGCCCAGCAAATGGATGCTAACGATAAATTAGCCCATTTTAAAACCCAATTTCATTTATTATCCAATAACAATAAACACGTTGTTTACTTATGCGGTAACTCTTTAGGCTTACAGCCAAAATCGGCTCGTGCAGCTGTTGAACAAGAATTAAATGATTGGGCAAAATATGGAGTAGAAGGACATTTTGATGCTAAAAATCCGTGGTTTGGATACCACCATTTATTAACCGAAAACGCAGCAAAAGTAGTAGGGGCTTTACCAGTCGAAGTAGTTATTATGAATAACCTTACGGTAAACCTGCATTTAATGATGGTTAGCTTTTACAAGCCAACAGCCACCCGTTATAAAATTATAATGGAAGCCGCTGCTTTTCCGAGCGATTTGTACGCTATGGAAACACAAGTAAAACACCACAATTTAAATCCGGATGAGGCTATTATTGAATTAAAGCCTCGCGAAGGAGAGCATACCATAAGAACAGAAGATATTATAGCAACCATTAATGCCAATGCCGATAGTTTGGCTTTGGTTATGTTAGGCGGAGTAAATTACTATACAGGTCAGGTTTTCGATATGCAAGCCATTAGCAAAGCAGCACACGCAGTGGGTGCTTATGCCGGTTTCGATTTAGCGCATGCAGCCGGTAACCTGCATTTACAATTGCACGATTGGGGTGTTGATTTTGCAGTTTGGTGTACCTATAAATATTTGAACTCAGGACCAGGAGGAACAAGCGGTGTGTTTGTGCATGAAAAACATGCTACGGCTGATTTGAACCGTTTTGCAGGTTGGTGGGGACACGATGAAGGCGAACGTTTCCAAATGAAAAAAGGATTTAAACCTATTGCAGGTGCGCAAGGTTGGCAATTGAGCAATGCACAGATTTTTCCAATGGCTATTCACAAAGCATCGCTTGAAATGTTTGTAGAAGCAGGTATGGAAAACCTGAGAGCCAAAAGCGAATTGTTAACGGCTTATTTAGAGTTTATACTGAATCAGTTTTCAGAAAACTTAACCATTATAACCCCGAAAAATAAAGAGGAGAGAGGCTGCCAGCTTTCTATTATTGTAAAAGAAAATGGCAAACAATTATTTGACTATCTGGTAAGTGAAAACATAATGCCCGATTGGCGAGAACCTGATGTAATAAGAATGAGCCCGGTACCTATGTATAATACCTTTGAAGATGTGTTTTTAGTTGGCCAGGCATTGAGTAAATATTTTTCCAAATGA
- a CDS encoding nucleoside recognition domain-containing protein, with protein MLATGQLYTLNSMVNGKQNEPIIVSEIPAKNIQISDTTLYASIIANKPSGYVQGDTLYRILDNGTIEICSGKQAADGIFPICKNTIMDIWLPLIGYLTFFCGLLNLLNDSNAIAKLAGVLAPFFIRVFPELPKGHPAYGFMTMNFAANFLGLDNAATPFGLKAMESMQEVNTDKDKASNSQIMFLCLHAAGLTLIPTSIIGYRAAQNAANPADIMLPCIITSFIGTLAALIFVSIKQRINLINWVVIGFVTVVSAIISLLLFYINKLDGIEKFHFTGNLSNGVLLCIILLIVIYCIFHEKIFKLNNTNIFDSFVHGAKDGFTTGVRVLPYMIAMLVALSIFRNSGLMTIVMGGIVAVLKVFQVDPQIINAIPVAIMRPFSAGGSRGFMLDAMNTYGADSLAGRLSCLFQGAAETTFYVVALYFGSVNVKNSRYTLSIMLLVDLVCVIAGIVVCKMYF; from the coding sequence ATGTTAGCCACTGGTCAGCTGTATACTTTAAACAGCATGGTTAATGGTAAACAAAATGAACCAATTATAGTTAGTGAAATACCCGCAAAAAATATACAAATAAGCGATACTACTTTATATGCCTCCATTATAGCCAATAAACCTTCAGGCTATGTGCAAGGCGATACCCTATACAGAATACTTGACAATGGAACAATAGAAATATGTTCAGGAAAACAAGCAGCCGATGGAATATTCCCTATTTGTAAAAACACCATTATGGATATCTGGCTTCCATTAATTGGTTATCTCACTTTTTTCTGTGGTTTGTTAAACCTGTTAAACGATTCCAATGCCATAGCAAAACTGGCAGGTGTGTTAGCCCCGTTTTTTATTCGGGTCTTTCCAGAGTTACCTAAAGGCCATCCTGCTTATGGTTTCATGACCATGAACTTTGCTGCTAATTTTTTAGGCTTAGACAATGCTGCTACTCCATTTGGTTTAAAGGCTATGGAAAGTATGCAGGAAGTAAATACCGATAAAGACAAAGCATCCAATAGCCAGATTATGTTTTTGTGTTTGCATGCGGCAGGTTTAACTTTAATTCCCACTTCCATTATTGGTTACAGGGCAGCTCAGAACGCAGCTAATCCAGCCGATATTATGCTTCCCTGCATTATCACTTCATTTATAGGAACCTTAGCGGCACTCATATTTGTAAGTATAAAACAACGTATCAATTTAATTAACTGGGTGGTGATAGGTTTTGTAACTGTAGTAAGTGCCATTATAAGTTTGTTGTTATTTTATATTAATAAATTAGATGGCATAGAAAAATTTCATTTTACAGGTAACTTAAGTAATGGCGTATTGTTATGTATCATCCTGCTAATAGTTATCTATTGTATTTTCCATGAGAAAATATTTAAGCTGAATAACACCAATATATTCGACTCATTTGTACATGGAGCAAAAGATGGATTTACTACAGGAGTGCGCGTATTACCTTATATGATTGCCATGTTGGTTGCCTTGAGTATTTTTCGCAATTCAGGCTTAATGACCATTGTAATGGGTGGCATTGTTGCCGTATTAAAAGTATTTCAGGTCGATCCACAAATAATAAATGCTATTCCTGTAGCCATTATGCGTCCGTTTAGTGCAGGTGGTTCGCGCGGCTTTATGCTCGATGCCATGAATACCTATGGAGCCGATAGTTTGGCAGGTCGTTTATCGTGCTTATTTCAGGGAGCTGCAGAAACTACTTTTTATGTAGTGGCTTTATACTTTGGTTCAGTAAATGTAAAAAACTCACGCTATACGTTAAGCATTATGTTGTTGGTTGACCTGGTATGTGTTATAGCAGGAATAGTTGTTTGTAAAATGTATTTTTAA